The following coding sequences are from one Streptomyces dengpaensis window:
- a CDS encoding lysylphosphatidylglycerol synthase domain-containing protein, which produces MTLPPGALATTVGRRVSWHAGVTLVVVVCAVYLARRHWPVIESGAVRLAVADRGWLLVAAFATMATWACSALAQQGAVARPLPAGRLVAVQFAASAANHLLPAGLGAGAVNLRFLNRCGLPVARSVTALAVKASAGTVARGCLIAALALACPGTLRFPHVSATAWAVTVAAAATVVALLAGPLRRALRAVLADVRAVHEVPVRAAALWGGSLAFASLHAAVVVAVTQAIDLPLSPAQVALAYLAASSAAVLLPTPGGFGSLDAALALALTLAGAPGSAAASAVLGYRLLTVWLPLLPGLLALGVLMRRRVL; this is translated from the coding sequence ATGACGCTTCCGCCCGGCGCTCTCGCGACCACCGTCGGCCGACGGGTCTCCTGGCATGCCGGGGTCACGCTCGTCGTGGTGGTGTGCGCGGTGTATCTCGCCCGGCGGCACTGGCCGGTGATCGAGAGCGGAGCCGTCCGGCTCGCCGTCGCGGACCGCGGCTGGCTGCTCGTGGCGGCCTTCGCCACCATGGCGACCTGGGCGTGTTCGGCCCTCGCCCAGCAAGGCGCGGTGGCCCGGCCGCTGCCCGCCGGGCGGCTGGTGGCGGTGCAGTTCGCGGCCTCCGCCGCCAACCACCTGCTGCCCGCCGGTCTCGGGGCGGGCGCCGTCAATCTGCGCTTCCTGAACCGGTGCGGGCTGCCCGTCGCACGGTCGGTGACCGCGCTGGCGGTCAAGGCCTCCGCGGGGACCGTGGCGAGAGGCTGCCTGATCGCCGCGCTCGCGCTGGCCTGCCCCGGAACACTCCGCTTCCCGCACGTCTCCGCGACGGCATGGGCGGTGACGGTCGCGGCGGCCGCCACCGTGGTGGCCCTCCTCGCGGGGCCGCTGCGGCGCGCGCTGCGAGCGGTGCTGGCCGACGTCCGCGCCGTGCACGAAGTCCCCGTGCGGGCGGCCGCGTTGTGGGGCGGCTCGCTCGCCTTCGCCTCGCTCCACGCCGCCGTGGTCGTCGCCGTCACCCAGGCCATCGATCTGCCGCTGTCCCCGGCCCAGGTGGCACTGGCCTACCTCGCCGCGAGCAGCGCCGCCGTCCTGCTGCCCACTCCCGGCGGCTTCGGCTCCCTGGACGCCGCCCTCGCGCTGGCCCTCACCCTCGCCGGAGCACCGGGCAGCGCCGCGGCATCGGCAGTCCTCGGGTACCGGCTGCTCACCGTCTGGCTACCGCTGCTCCCGGGGCTGCTGGCGCTGGGAGTGCTGATGCGCCGCCGGGTGCTGTGA
- a CDS encoding BlaI/MecI/CopY family transcriptional regulator: MAGTGPRGRAERRSAGALESEVLAALWATEDALTPAEIQAGIGGGLAYNTVHTILKRLYDKGLVRRDVDGRRGAYRPAKSAAELTAEAMHESLDRAPDPIAALQRFVTGLSPWETAALRDLLGGNGL, encoded by the coding sequence ATGGCTGGCACAGGCCCCCGCGGCAGAGCGGAACGGCGCAGCGCCGGTGCGTTGGAGAGCGAAGTCCTAGCCGCCCTGTGGGCCACCGAGGACGCCCTGACACCCGCCGAGATCCAGGCCGGGATCGGCGGCGGCCTCGCCTACAACACCGTGCACACCATCCTCAAGCGCCTGTACGACAAGGGCCTGGTGCGCCGTGACGTGGACGGACGGCGCGGCGCGTACCGGCCCGCCAAGAGCGCGGCCGAACTGACCGCCGAGGCCATGCACGAGTCCCTCGACCGCGCCCCCGACCCGATCGCGGCCCTGCAGCGGTTCGTTACCGGGCTGAGCCCCTGGGAGACGGCGGCCTTGCGCGACCTCCTCGGGGGGAACGGGCTCTGA
- a CDS encoding GOLPH3/VPS74 family protein: MTTPRDLLITTMDVRSSRPVEQGALSLALAGAELIDLIDAQALTLDGDRIVPGPQWTLSDRLLNEAMSSLIRQAPYESVGDWLWRRGRGLAAAYLADLEAEGQVTRRRHRWMSVPTGRAGLVDSPARRRAADRWTSGEPVLAGLAAAAGVHDEPAEEVATGVDEPVATVLGAVIDAVTELEAVRQRRSIEEAAFDNIWRGE, encoded by the coding sequence ATGACCACACCGCGAGACCTGTTGATCACCACCATGGACGTCAGGTCCAGCCGTCCCGTCGAGCAGGGCGCCCTGTCACTGGCCCTCGCGGGAGCCGAACTGATCGACCTCATCGACGCCCAGGCCCTCACCCTGGACGGCGACCGCATCGTGCCCGGCCCGCAGTGGACCCTGAGTGATCGCCTGCTGAACGAGGCGATGTCGTCGCTCATCCGGCAGGCGCCGTACGAGTCCGTCGGGGACTGGCTGTGGCGCAGGGGCCGTGGCCTGGCCGCGGCCTATCTCGCCGACCTGGAGGCGGAAGGACAGGTCACCCGGCGACGCCACCGCTGGATGTCCGTCCCGACCGGCCGCGCGGGTTTGGTCGACTCACCGGCTCGTCGCCGAGCGGCCGACCGCTGGACATCCGGCGAGCCCGTCCTCGCCGGCCTGGCGGCCGCCGCCGGCGTCCACGACGAGCCGGCCGAAGAGGTCGCGACCGGCGTGGACGAGCCGGTCGCGACGGTCCTGGGCGCCGTCATCGACGCGGTGACGGAACTGGAGGCTGTACGGCAGCGGCGCAGCATCGAAGAGGCGGCCTTCGACAACATCTGGCGAGGTGAGTGA
- a CDS encoding O-acetyl-ADP-ribose deacetylase, with protein MTTITLALGDITRESVDAIVNAANSSLLGGGGVDGAIHRRGGPAILEECRKLRASHYGKGLPTGQAVATTAGELDAQWVIHTVGPVFSESEDRSELLASCYRESLRVADELGARTVAFPAISTGVYRWPMQDAARIAVETVRSTETAVEEVRFVLFDERAYEVFAAQVR; from the coding sequence ATGACCACGATCACGCTGGCGCTGGGTGACATCACCCGCGAGTCCGTCGACGCCATCGTCAACGCGGCGAACTCCTCGCTGCTGGGCGGGGGCGGCGTGGACGGCGCGATCCACCGCCGCGGCGGCCCCGCGATCCTGGAGGAGTGCCGCAAGCTGCGTGCCTCCCACTACGGCAAGGGCCTGCCCACCGGCCAGGCGGTCGCCACCACCGCGGGCGAGCTGGACGCGCAGTGGGTGATCCACACCGTGGGCCCCGTCTTCAGCGAGAGCGAGGACCGCTCCGAGCTGCTGGCCTCCTGCTACCGGGAATCGCTGCGCGTCGCCGACGAGCTCGGCGCCCGCACCGTCGCGTTCCCGGCCATCTCCACCGGCGTCTACCGCTGGCCGATGCAGGACGCCGCCCGCATCGCGGTCGAGACGGTCCGGAGCACGGAGACGGCGGTCGAGGAGGTCAGGTTCGTCCTCTTCGACGAGCGGGCGTACGAGGTGTTCGCCGCGCAAGTCCGCTGA
- a CDS encoding phytoene desaturase family protein, which produces MLDTVVVGAGPNGLTAAVELARRGFSVAVFEARDTVGGGARTEELTLPGFRHDPCSAAHPLGINSPAFKAMPLDRYGLEWLHAELPMAHPFPDGTAAVLSRSVAETAASFGPRDAGAYRRLVAPFLPQWDTLVHDFMSLPLTALPRDPVTLARFGLAGLPPSTWLTRRFHDERAKALFAGLVAHVIAPLDGIATSAVALVFALAAHARGWPVARGGSQSISDALTAYLKDLGGTVHTDYEVKRLDDLPPARSYVFDTSPTALARIAGLGRYYERYRYGASVFKVDYALDGPVPWTAKEARTAGTVQIGGSSAEIDTALRAASREGRAPDAPFLITVQPSVMDPSRAPEGKAVLWTYGHVPNGWTGDLTDAIERQLERFAPGFRDRVLARATAGPPELAARNANYVGGDIACGAASGLQLLLRPKLSAFPYSTPHPAVFLCSSATPPGPGVHGMSGHNAAKAVWRRLRQS; this is translated from the coding sequence ATGCTCGATACGGTCGTGGTGGGTGCGGGGCCGAACGGACTGACCGCTGCCGTGGAGCTGGCCCGCCGGGGCTTCTCCGTTGCCGTCTTCGAAGCGCGGGACACCGTGGGCGGGGGAGCGCGCACCGAAGAGCTGACCCTGCCCGGTTTCCGGCACGACCCGTGCTCGGCGGCGCATCCGCTGGGAATCAACTCACCCGCGTTCAAGGCGATGCCCCTGGACCGGTACGGCCTGGAGTGGCTGCACGCCGAGCTGCCCATGGCACACCCGTTCCCCGACGGTACGGCGGCGGTGCTCTCGCGGTCCGTGGCCGAGACGGCCGCCTCGTTCGGACCGCGCGACGCGGGCGCGTACCGCAGGCTCGTCGCCCCGTTCCTGCCCCAGTGGGACACGCTGGTGCACGACTTCATGTCGCTGCCGCTGACCGCGCTGCCCCGCGACCCGGTCACCCTCGCCCGCTTCGGCCTCGCCGGACTGCCGCCGTCGACCTGGCTGACGCGCCGCTTCCACGACGAGCGCGCCAAGGCCCTGTTCGCCGGGCTCGTGGCGCACGTCATCGCCCCGCTCGACGGCATCGCCACCAGCGCCGTCGCCCTGGTCTTCGCCCTGGCCGCACACGCACGCGGCTGGCCGGTCGCGCGCGGCGGCTCCCAGTCCATCTCCGACGCGCTCACCGCGTATCTCAAGGACCTCGGCGGCACCGTCCACACCGACTACGAGGTCAAGCGCCTGGACGACCTGCCCCCCGCGCGGTCGTACGTCTTCGACACCTCGCCCACGGCACTGGCCCGGATCGCCGGCCTGGGCCGGTACTACGAGCGGTACCGGTACGGGGCGAGCGTCTTCAAGGTCGACTACGCGCTCGACGGCCCGGTGCCCTGGACCGCCAAGGAGGCGCGCACCGCCGGGACCGTGCAGATCGGCGGGAGCAGCGCGGAGATCGACACCGCGCTGCGGGCGGCCTCGCGCGAGGGCCGGGCGCCCGACGCACCCTTCCTGATCACCGTTCAGCCCAGCGTCATGGACCCCTCCCGGGCACCCGAGGGCAAGGCGGTCCTCTGGACGTACGGGCATGTTCCGAACGGCTGGACCGGCGATCTCACGGACGCGATCGAGCGACAGCTGGAGCGGTTCGCGCCCGGCTTCCGCGACCGCGTACTGGCCCGCGCGACCGCGGGCCCGCCCGAGCTCGCCGCCCGCAACGCGAATTACGTGGGCGGTGACATCGCCTGCGGCGCCGCCTCCGGGCTTCAGCTCCTGCTGCGCCCCAAACTGTCTGCGTTCCCGTACAGCACCCCGCACCCGGCCGTCTTCCTCTGCTCGTCGGCCACCCCGCCGGGGCCCGGCGTGCACGGCATGTCGGGGCACAACGCGGCTAAGGCCGTCTGGAGGAGGCTGCGACAGTCATGA
- a CDS encoding inositol monophosphatase family protein has protein sequence MIVDIETIDEFLALRTSDVEEAVRTAAAAEIMPRFRQLAAHEIDQKSGPHDLVTDADRKAEEYLTEALTALLPGSVVVGEEAVHANPATYEAIRGAAPVWIVDPVDGTRQFVHGDPGFCTLVALTLNGVVRASWTFAPARDEFATAIRGRGAVLNGVPLLSGSPEPGRDLHIATSHPDYTTDEQKRALLGLRVEGVDPRPCGSAGLEYLAIARGELDATAFSWEAAWDHAAGLLLVEEAGGAHLTLTGEPFRVTGGNALPFTAARDEATARRVVALLAAQPDQVAAGI, from the coding sequence ATGATCGTAGACATCGAAACCATCGACGAGTTTCTCGCCCTCCGTACGTCCGACGTCGAAGAAGCGGTGCGCACAGCGGCCGCGGCCGAGATCATGCCGCGTTTCCGGCAGCTCGCCGCGCACGAGATCGACCAGAAGTCCGGCCCGCACGACCTCGTGACGGACGCCGACCGCAAGGCCGAGGAGTACCTCACCGAGGCGCTCACCGCACTGCTGCCCGGCTCGGTCGTGGTCGGCGAGGAGGCGGTGCACGCCAACCCGGCGACCTACGAGGCGATACGCGGCGCGGCGCCGGTGTGGATCGTGGACCCCGTCGACGGAACGCGCCAGTTCGTGCACGGCGACCCCGGCTTCTGCACGCTGGTCGCGCTGACGCTGAACGGCGTCGTGCGCGCGTCGTGGACGTTCGCTCCCGCGCGCGACGAGTTCGCCACCGCGATACGCGGCCGGGGCGCCGTACTCAACGGCGTACCGCTGCTCTCCGGCTCGCCCGAGCCCGGCCGTGACCTGCACATCGCCACGTCCCACCCGGACTACACGACGGACGAGCAGAAGCGTGCCCTCCTCGGCCTGCGCGTCGAGGGCGTCGACCCGCGCCCGTGCGGCTCGGCCGGTCTGGAGTACCTGGCCATCGCCCGCGGTGAGTTGGACGCCACGGCCTTCTCCTGGGAGGCCGCCTGGGACCACGCCGCAGGTCTGCTCCTCGTCGAGGAGGCGGGCGGCGCCCACCTGACCCTCACGGGAGAGCCGTTCCGCGTCACCGGGGGCAACGCGCTGCCGTTCACGGCGGCCCGGGACGAGGCCACGGCCCGCCGGGTGGTGGCCCTGCTGGCCGCGCAGCCCGATCAGGTGGCGGCCGGGATCTGA
- a CDS encoding gamma-glutamyltransferase family protein, which translates to MFTTRPTLQGTFGMVSSTHWLASQSAMAVLEDGGNAYDAAVAAGFVLHVVEPHLNGPAGEVPIILAPAGGEVRVLCGQGVAPAGATIAHYRGLGLDLVPGTGPLAAAVPGAFDAWMLLLRDHGTKSLADVLSYAIGYAEDGHAPVERVGETVETVRELFETEWTSSAEVYLPGGKAPRPGELFRNPALAATWRRLLAEIGGETDRVGQIEAARRVWRSGFIAEALVRQARRPTMDTSGERHTGTLTAADLAGWSASYEAPATYDWRGWTLCKAGPWSQGPVLLQQLALLPPELPRHGSADYVHLLVEGCKLAMADREAWYGDAADVPLDELLSPAYNAARRALVGDKASYELRPGSPGGRTPRLSRHARVVADGEPGFAVAAAPGAGEPTVARTVAEPDVTPDGGTRGDTCHLDIVDRWGNMVAATPSGGWLQSNPVVPGLGFPLGTRLQMAWLEEGLPNSLTRGRRPRTTLTPSLALRDGVPVMAFGTPGGDQQDQWQTHFFLSVALRSEVRGGLDLQGAIDAPNWHTDSFPGSFYPRGMRPGSLTVESRMDESVVKELRRRGHDVLVADAWSEGRLCAVARDPETGVLSAAANPRGMQGYAVGR; encoded by the coding sequence ATGTTCACCACCCGCCCTACCCTCCAGGGCACCTTCGGCATGGTGTCCTCCACGCACTGGCTCGCCTCGCAGTCGGCGATGGCCGTCCTGGAGGACGGCGGCAACGCGTACGACGCCGCCGTCGCCGCGGGCTTCGTCCTGCACGTCGTCGAGCCCCACCTCAACGGACCCGCCGGCGAGGTGCCGATCATCCTCGCCCCGGCGGGCGGCGAGGTGCGGGTGCTGTGCGGACAGGGCGTCGCGCCCGCCGGAGCGACGATCGCCCACTACAGGGGACTCGGTTTGGATCTCGTACCCGGTACCGGGCCGCTCGCCGCCGCCGTGCCCGGCGCGTTCGACGCCTGGATGCTCCTGCTGCGCGACCACGGAACCAAGTCGCTCGCCGACGTCCTCTCGTACGCCATCGGGTACGCCGAGGACGGACACGCGCCCGTGGAGCGCGTCGGCGAGACGGTCGAGACCGTGCGCGAGCTGTTCGAGACGGAGTGGACCTCGTCGGCGGAGGTGTATCTGCCGGGCGGCAAGGCGCCGCGACCCGGCGAGCTGTTCCGCAATCCCGCCCTCGCCGCGACCTGGCGACGGCTGCTCGCCGAGATCGGCGGCGAGACGGACCGCGTGGGGCAGATCGAGGCCGCGCGGAGGGTCTGGCGCTCCGGCTTCATCGCCGAGGCCCTGGTACGCCAGGCCCGGCGGCCCACGATGGACACCAGCGGCGAGCGCCACACCGGCACCCTGACAGCCGCCGACCTGGCCGGCTGGTCCGCGAGCTACGAGGCCCCGGCGACGTACGACTGGCGTGGCTGGACCCTGTGCAAGGCGGGCCCCTGGAGTCAGGGCCCGGTCCTCCTGCAGCAGCTGGCCCTGCTCCCGCCCGAGCTGCCGCGCCATGGCTCCGCCGACTACGTCCACCTGCTCGTCGAGGGCTGCAAGCTCGCCATGGCCGACCGGGAGGCCTGGTACGGGGACGCGGCCGACGTTCCGCTCGACGAGCTGCTGTCGCCGGCATACAACGCCGCCCGGCGCGCGCTCGTCGGCGACAAGGCGTCGTACGAGCTGCGCCCGGGCAGCCCCGGAGGCCGTACTCCGCGATTGAGCCGGCACGCGCGCGTGGTGGCCGACGGGGAGCCTGGCTTCGCCGTGGCGGCGGCGCCGGGCGCAGGTGAGCCGACCGTGGCCCGGACGGTCGCGGAACCCGACGTGACGCCGGACGGCGGTACCCGGGGCGACACCTGCCACCTCGACATCGTCGACCGGTGGGGCAACATGGTCGCCGCCACTCCCAGCGGCGGCTGGCTGCAGTCCAACCCGGTCGTGCCCGGACTGGGCTTCCCGCTCGGCACCCGGCTGCAGATGGCCTGGCTGGAGGAGGGGCTGCCCAACTCCCTGACGCGGGGCCGGCGACCGCGTACCACGCTGACCCCCTCGCTGGCGCTGCGCGACGGGGTGCCGGTCATGGCGTTCGGCACCCCGGGCGGCGATCAGCAGGACCAGTGGCAGACGCACTTCTTCCTGTCCGTGGCGCTGCGCTCCGAGGTGCGCGGCGGCCTCGACCTCCAGGGCGCGATCGACGCCCCGAACTGGCACACCGACAGCTTCCCCGGCTCCTTCTACCCCCGCGGCATGCGCCCCGGCAGCCTCACCGTCGAGTCCCGCATGGACGAGTCGGTCGTCAAGGAACTGCGCCGCCGCGGCCATGACGTCCTGGTCGCCGACGCCTGGTCCGAGGGGCGGCTGTGCGCGGTGGCACGGGACCCGGAGACGGGTGTGCTGTCGGCGGCGGCGAATCCGCGCGGGATGCAGGGGTACGCGGTCGGCCGCTGA
- a CDS encoding amino acid ABC transporter permease: MTRTATALYDLPGPKARVRHRWFGAAAVAVILAIIGWIVYLLFDTGQFEAVKWRPFQYVGIQELLLEGLANTLKAFGYAGVLSLALGAVLACGRLSDHRPIRWLATLFVEFFRAMPVLVMIFFIFVALKVQPLPALVTGLTLYNGSVLAEVFRTGVNSVPRGQREAAYSLGMRKTQVMRYVLIPQGVRAMLPAIISQLVVTLKDTSLGFLITYEEFLQAGKLIATNLDYDLPFIPVVMVISPIYIGLCMLLSWFANWVAKRERRSVKVGEAKVAEAGPTDVLSGPGPSERL, translated from the coding sequence ATGACCAGGACCGCGACCGCCCTCTACGACCTTCCCGGCCCGAAGGCCCGGGTCCGGCACCGGTGGTTCGGCGCCGCGGCCGTGGCCGTGATCCTCGCGATCATCGGCTGGATCGTCTACCTCCTGTTCGACACCGGGCAGTTCGAGGCTGTGAAGTGGCGGCCCTTCCAGTACGTGGGCATTCAGGAGCTGCTCCTCGAAGGGCTCGCCAACACGCTCAAGGCGTTCGGCTACGCCGGCGTTCTCTCCCTCGCCCTGGGCGCCGTCCTGGCTTGCGGCCGGCTCTCCGACCACCGGCCCATCCGCTGGCTCGCCACGCTGTTCGTGGAGTTCTTCCGCGCGATGCCGGTGCTGGTGATGATCTTCTTCATCTTCGTGGCGCTGAAGGTGCAGCCGCTGCCCGCGCTGGTGACCGGGCTGACCCTCTACAACGGCTCGGTGCTGGCCGAGGTGTTCCGCACCGGCGTCAACTCCGTGCCGCGCGGGCAGCGCGAGGCCGCGTACTCGCTCGGCATGCGCAAGACGCAGGTCATGCGGTACGTCCTGATTCCGCAGGGAGTACGGGCCATGCTGCCTGCCATCATCAGCCAGCTGGTGGTGACGCTGAAGGACACCTCGCTCGGCTTCCTGATCACGTACGAGGAGTTCCTCCAGGCTGGGAAGCTGATCGCCACCAACCTCGACTACGACCTGCCGTTCATCCCCGTCGTGATGGTGATCTCCCCGATCTACATCGGGCTGTGCATGCTGCTGTCGTGGTTCGCCAACTGGGTGGCCAAGCGCGAGCGGCGCAGTGTGAAGGTAGGCGAGGCGAAGGTGGCCGAGGCGGGCCCGACCGACGTGCTGTCGGGTCCCGGCCCCTCCGAGCGCCTCTGA
- a CDS encoding amino acid ABC transporter permease, whose product MDVLLDNWSLYGDGLWGTVQLTILASLLALGLGTVMAGFRVAPVGSLRTFGTAWVTVLRNTPLTLLFFAVFLGLPRFGIVLPFETFAILALGCYTSAFICEVVRSGINTVPVGQGEAARSLGMTFVQVLGLVVLPQAFRTVIPPIGSTLIALAKNSAIAGAFSVPELLGVYKPLGERGYNIVWAFVWIAVGYLIVTLAISALFNVLEKRWGVPR is encoded by the coding sequence ATGGACGTCCTCCTCGACAACTGGTCGCTCTACGGCGACGGCCTGTGGGGAACGGTGCAGCTCACGATCCTCGCCTCGCTGCTGGCCCTCGGCCTCGGCACCGTCATGGCCGGCTTCCGCGTGGCCCCCGTCGGGTCCTTGCGGACCTTCGGCACCGCGTGGGTCACCGTCCTGCGCAACACTCCGCTCACGCTGCTGTTCTTCGCCGTGTTCCTCGGGCTGCCGCGGTTCGGCATCGTGCTGCCCTTCGAGACCTTCGCGATCCTCGCCCTCGGCTGCTACACCTCCGCCTTCATCTGCGAGGTGGTGCGCTCCGGGATCAACACCGTCCCGGTCGGGCAGGGCGAGGCGGCGCGCAGCCTCGGCATGACCTTCGTCCAGGTCCTGGGCCTCGTCGTGCTGCCGCAGGCATTCCGGACCGTCATCCCGCCCATCGGCTCCACGCTCATCGCGCTCGCCAAGAACTCCGCCATCGCCGGGGCGTTCAGCGTCCCCGAGCTGCTCGGCGTCTACAAGCCGCTGGGCGAGAGGGGCTACAACATCGTCTGGGCCTTCGTCTGGATCGCTGTCGGCTATCTGATCGTGACGCTCGCCATCAGCGCGCTGTTCAACGTGCTGGAGAAGCGCTGGGGGGTTCCCCGATGA
- a CDS encoding glutamate ABC transporter substrate-binding protein has product MDALKPARASAVRTIAAALALIAVTLLAAACGKEGSPPVKGPQPEQLPHYQVAQDFELPDSPTWRKARARGHLVVGVKEDQPFLGEKDPATGAYTGFDIEIAKMMSASLGFDPDTIRFVTIASANRETALQNGQIDYYVGTYTINDLRKRQVGFAGPYYMAGQSLLVRADEEDIKGPQDLAGKTVCSASGSTPYQRLQREFPEAEAVSYDNYSICVDNLLTLQVDAVTTDDTILLGYAAKVPDELKVVGKPFSQEPYGIGVPRNDNALRFALDDAIEEREADGDWKKAYDVTLGLSGEPAPKPPPVDRYPAD; this is encoded by the coding sequence ATGGACGCCCTGAAGCCCGCACGCGCCAGCGCCGTACGTACGATCGCCGCCGCCCTCGCGCTCATCGCGGTCACCCTCCTCGCCGCCGCCTGCGGCAAGGAGGGCAGCCCGCCCGTCAAGGGCCCGCAGCCCGAGCAACTGCCCCACTACCAGGTCGCCCAGGACTTCGAGCTGCCCGACTCCCCGACCTGGCGGAAGGCGCGGGCGCGCGGCCACCTGGTCGTCGGCGTCAAGGAGGACCAGCCCTTCCTGGGCGAGAAGGACCCGGCCACCGGCGCGTACACCGGATTCGACATCGAGATCGCCAAGATGATGTCGGCCTCGCTCGGCTTCGACCCGGACACCATCCGGTTCGTCACCATCGCCTCGGCCAACCGCGAGACCGCCCTCCAGAACGGCCAGATCGACTACTACGTGGGCACGTACACCATCAACGACCTGCGCAAGCGGCAGGTCGGATTCGCGGGCCCGTACTACATGGCCGGCCAGTCGCTGCTGGTGCGGGCCGACGAGGAGGACATCAAGGGCCCGCAGGACCTGGCCGGCAAGACCGTCTGCTCCGCGTCCGGCTCCACCCCGTACCAGCGGTTGCAACGGGAGTTCCCCGAGGCCGAGGCCGTCTCGTACGACAACTACTCGATCTGCGTGGACAACCTCCTCACCCTCCAGGTGGACGCCGTGACCACGGACGACACGATCCTCCTCGGCTACGCGGCCAAGGTGCCCGACGAGCTGAAGGTCGTCGGCAAGCCCTTCTCGCAGGAGCCGTACGGCATCGGAGTCCCGCGGAACGACAACGCGCTGCGCTTCGCGCTCGACGACGCCATCGAGGAGCGCGAGGCCGACGGCGACTGGAAGAAGGCCTACGACGTCACGCTCGGCCTCTCCGGCGAGCCCGCCCCCAAGCCGCCCCCGGTCGACCGCTATCCGGCGGACTGA
- a CDS encoding amino acid ABC transporter ATP-binding protein yields MAAEGAATGTAADPLIELSDVNKHYGSLHVLRDINLTVGRGEVVVVIGPSGSGKSTLCRAINRLETIESGTIKVDRQPLPEEGRALAKLRSDVGMVFQSFNLFPHMTVLENVALAPTRVRGRKKEDAEQRARELLGRVGLADQAVKYPAQLSGGQQQRVAIARALAMDPKVMLFDEPTSALDPEMINEVLEVMRQLAGEGMTMVVVTHEMGFARASAHRVVFMDSGRIVEDRTPEEFFTAPESDRAKDFLSKILEH; encoded by the coding sequence ATGGCCGCAGAAGGAGCCGCCACCGGCACCGCAGCCGATCCGTTGATCGAGCTGTCCGACGTCAACAAGCACTACGGGAGCCTGCACGTCCTCCGGGACATCAACCTCACCGTCGGCCGCGGCGAAGTCGTCGTCGTCATCGGCCCCTCCGGCTCCGGCAAGTCCACCCTCTGCCGCGCCATCAACCGCCTCGAGACCATCGAGTCCGGCACCATCAAGGTGGACCGGCAGCCGCTGCCCGAGGAGGGCCGGGCGCTGGCGAAGCTGCGCTCCGACGTCGGCATGGTCTTCCAGTCCTTCAACCTCTTCCCGCACATGACCGTGCTGGAGAACGTCGCCCTCGCCCCCACCCGCGTCCGCGGCCGCAAGAAGGAGGACGCCGAGCAGCGGGCCCGGGAACTCCTCGGCCGCGTCGGACTCGCCGACCAGGCCGTGAAGTACCCGGCGCAGCTCTCCGGCGGCCAGCAGCAGCGCGTGGCCATCGCCCGCGCGCTCGCGATGGATCCGAAGGTCATGCTCTTCGACGAGCCGACCTCGGCGCTCGACCCGGAGATGATCAACGAGGTGCTGGAGGTCATGCGGCAGCTCGCCGGCGAGGGCATGACGATGGTCGTCGTCACCCACGAGATGGGCTTCGCCCGCGCCTCCGCGCATCGCGTCGTCTTCATGGACAGCGGGCGGATCGTCGAGGACCGCACCCCCGAGGAGTTCTTCACCGCGCCCGAGAGCGACCGGGCCAAGGACTTCCTGTCCAAGATCCTCGAGCACTGA
- a CDS encoding DUF6278 family protein, whose product MKLPFTDDWRKRYGPAEGMSVVGAPVQDPEGVAELLSACELLRSRAASAALRLDDSARTLETLDQLLPRRRDDPEELTWLGNDAGLYLGTVIIRTVPGAAWQVWPNGRPVVRPASGREIDVVQAGLDWAAAGAPELSEVYAEASESWQRVCARAPEHGDPGQ is encoded by the coding sequence ATGAAGCTCCCGTTCACGGACGACTGGCGCAAGCGGTACGGCCCGGCCGAAGGCATGTCCGTCGTGGGCGCGCCCGTGCAGGACCCCGAGGGAGTGGCCGAGCTGCTCTCCGCATGCGAGCTGCTGCGCAGCCGGGCGGCCTCGGCCGCTCTCCGACTCGACGACTCCGCCCGCACGTTGGAGACCCTGGACCAGCTGCTGCCGCGCCGGCGCGACGACCCGGAGGAGCTGACCTGGCTCGGCAACGACGCGGGCCTCTACCTCGGCACGGTCATCATCCGTACGGTGCCTGGGGCGGCCTGGCAGGTGTGGCCGAATGGGCGGCCGGTGGTGCGGCCGGCCTCGGGCCGCGAGATCGACGTCGTACAGGCGGGCCTCGACTGGGCCGCGGCCGGCGCCCCCGAGCTGTCCGAGGTCTACGCGGAGGCGTCGGAGAGCTGGCAGCGGGTGTGCGCCCGTGCGCCGGAACATGGCGATCCGGGCCAATAA